In the Sarcophilus harrisii chromosome 3, mSarHar1.11, whole genome shotgun sequence genome, one interval contains:
- the LOC100929060 gene encoding zinc finger protein OZF has product LSDLEPRTETTESTPKENIAEESSPVVKVERPAGADFCSSALGEGVDSGSQKRREQIKEESKGRQLTKSQKSPTGARSDHCSESGETFSPCSNLTEENKASGKPHRCPDCGQAFTKNSGLTRHQRIHTGEKPYACGNCGKAFRQVSDLVKHQRIHTGETPYKCNECEKAFISNSEFHRHKRTHSGQKPYKCQECGKAFIESSDFVKHQRIHTGEKPYICRDCGKAFIESSSLVKHQRIHTGEKPYICKECGKAFTQKSHLALHQIIHAGERPYPCNECGRAFTERSALVKHRRIHAGEKPYQCGDCRKAFTRKFNLVLHQRMHTGEKPYVCKDCGKAFIDTSILVKHQRIHTGEKPYKCAECGKAFNQKSHLILHQRIHTGEKPHRCGECGSAFTQRSTLVKHQRTHSGEKPYSCEECGRAFTRKGPLVLHQKAHAATKAEGERGSARNADLA; this is encoded by the coding sequence CTTTCAGACTTGGAACCTAGGACTGAGACCACAGAATCAACTCCAAAAGAGAATATTGCGGAAGAGTCATCCCCGGTGGTGAAAGTTGAGAGGCCTGCAGGGGCTGACTTTTGCTCCTCCGCTTTGGGGGAAGGTGTAGATAGTGGGAGCCAGAAAAGGAGGGAGCAAATAAAGGAAGAGAGCAAGGGAAGGCAGTTAACTAAATCTCAAAAGAGTCCCACTGGAGCCAGAAGTGATCACTGTAGTGAGTCTGGGGAAACCTTCAGTCCCTGCTCAAACCTCACTGAAGAGAACAAAGCCTCTGGGAAGCCTCATAGATGTCCTGACTGCGGGCAGGCCTTCACCAAAAACTCGGGGCTGACGCGGCACCAGAGGATTCACACCGGGGAGAAGCCTTACGCGTGTGGTAattgtgggaaagccttcagacAAGTCTCAGACCTGGTTAAGCACCAGAGGATTCACACCGGAGAGACCCCTTACAAGTGTAACGAATGCGAGAAGGCCTTCATCTCGAATTCTGAATTTCACAGGCACAAGAGGACTCATAGTGGACAGAAGCCTTACAAGTGTcaagaatgtggaaaagccttcattGAAAGCTCAGACTTTGTTAAGCACCAGAGGATCCATACGGGGGAGAAACCATATATCTGCAGGGATTGCGGGAAGGCCTTCATTGAGAGCTCTTCCCTCGTGAAGCACCAGaggatccacactggagagaagccgtACATCTGTAAGGAGTGCGGCAAAGCCTTCACGCAGAAGTCCCACCTGGCCCTCCATCAGATCATCCATGCTGGGGAGAGGCCGTACCCCTGTAACGAGTGCGGGAGGGCCTTCACCGAACGCTCGGCCTTGGTGAAGCACAGGAGGATCCACGCCGGCGAGAAGCCCTACCAGTGCGGTGACTGCAGGAAAGCCTTCACGCGCAAGTTCAACCTGGTCCTGCACCAGCGGATGCACACCGGAGAGAAGCCCTACGTGTGCAAGGACTGCGGGAAAGCCTTCATTGACACCTCCATCCTGGTGAAGCACCAGCGGATCCACACGGGGGAGAAGCCCTACAAGTGTGCTGAGTGCGGGAAGGCCTTCAACCAGAAGTCCCACCTGATCCTCCATCAGCGGATCCACACCGGGGAGAAGCCCCATCGGTGCGGTGAGTGCGGGAGCGCTTTCACTCAGAGATCGACCCTGGTCAAGCACCAGAGGACTCACTCTGGAGAGAAGCCCTACAGCTGTGAGGAGTGTGGGAGAGCCTTCACCAGGAAGGGCCCCCTGGTCCTCCATCAGAAGGCACATGCTGCCACCAAGGCCGAGGGAGAGCGGGGGAGTGCCAGGAATGCAGACCTGGCTTAG